The window ctgctcctgcagcaagATGGATTTGCACCTCCAGATCTAAGTAAGCAGAACAGCCTGACCACCTTCTGTCAAGGATTTGCTGAGAAAACAAGGAAAGTGCAGATTCCTAAAACAGCAAATCCCAGCAGATCTTGTATCCCTTCCACCACACCTTGCATGATCCAACTCGTTATTAGCATTAACTGTTTCTTATTTGGTGGTGGTAAGCTTTTCCAAAACCCAAGGACTCCCAGCTGGATGAAGTCGGTGCCTCTGGCACACCAGCATCAGGCAGCAGTGTAAAGAAACCAGGAGACAATTAACCAAGCAACTCCCTTGAGGACATGGATGACACCAAGGTTCTCACTCACGTGGGTACAGGTCACTCATGCTGTCATCTgtctcctctccatcctcctCGCTGGACTTTGGCTCCCAGAACTCCTCTTTCCTGTGAGGCTGCCTGCTCCCGTTCGTTTGGTCATCAGGGTGCTGTGCCCGCTGCTTCTTCTGTCTCAGGCAGGCAGGTACATACTCCACTCCTTCCCTCTGGCATTGCTCATCTAAGAGAGAGGGTCAGGCAGCACTGATCAGCTGCCCAGCCCCTGAGTTCTTCCATTCCCAGCTCAAGCTTGTAGGAAATGCAATTCAAAAGTCCAGCATGCTCCAAATATACATCTACAGCAACACTATGGACCAGGGAAGATGTTAACACAGACTGTGCTGGACACATGAATCACACTCCCTGGGGGAGTTTCAGAGCTGATTCTCTTAAGGAAGGATGTTCCAAGGTATTTGCTAGAAGCCAACTGCTCCCTATATCTCAGACCTTCCTAGCTTAGGAGGACCCAGTAACACACTGTTGTCAATTTAAACAAAGCTGTCCCACCCACTTCAGAGATCCACTGGAATCTCAACAGCTTGGGAAAGAAATGCTGCCTGGTACAGCTTCAGAAAAGCTACTTACACGTTTTCAGAGCCTTCTGGTAGCGCTTCCCTTGGACGTGACGCAGGACGTGCTCTGGAAGCTTGTTGATGTGTCTGAGGGTGAGCTTGCAGAACAGCTGGTGTCTGACAGACACAGAAAGGGCGGCAACAGAGTTAAAGTGTGCTGTGACTTCAGAGCTTTTCACCTACAAGCACTGCAAGTTGCTCAAAGTTGATAAATACTTTATAAAGCCTTTCCCAGTCTCCCCAAATCCATAAAGACCTAAGAACTTTGTAAAGCCCAAACACTTTATGTCTGAGATTGAACAAAGTGTAAAGCACAACACAGGAGGGAGAATACGTACAAATTCTTCGTGCTGGGCACAATGTGGGGCTCAAACGTGGCATAGTCGAACTCTCTGGCTGCCTTTATGAGCCGCTGGTACTTCTTGCCGCTGGTGTAAGCCTGCAGCTCCGACAGGCGACAGGGCAGCTCATGTCCCGTCAGCCTGCACCTCACCTGAAAAACACATGAATGGTCAGGAAAGCCAGGGGTTTAGCCCACCGAACCTCACAATCCATTCGGATGGAAAGAACCCCCGAGATCATCGAGTCCCACCTATGGCCGATCCCCACCTTGCCAACCACACCGTGGCACTCAGTGCACGTCCAGTCGTTCTGCAGGcgtggggactccaccacctccctgggcagccccttccaatgtcTAATCACCCCTCCCGAAgccatcccagggctggggagggcaggacAGAGCAGCGCTCTGCTCCTCGACCTTCCAGCGCTGGACAAACACCTCGGGCCAGCAGCTCGCTGGGGCCGAGCCCATCGGGTACCACGCGGTGCCGGCCCCATCACGGACCCTCAGGGAGGCGGCCCCATCCCCTCAGGACCCTCACGGCGCCCCCCAGCCCTCACACGGCCGCACCttgcccggccccgcggggctgAGCAGCGGGTGCTGCCTCAGGAAGAGCCGCTCCGCCTCGGGCACCTCCGGcacggccgcgccgccgcccgggcccggcgccgccATCGCgaggggccgggcccgggcgcGTTTCCCGTTCCgggccgcgggcggggcgggggcggcggggccgggccgggccgggccggggctgccaTGGCCGCGCTGGTGCTGCGAGC of the Anomalospiza imberbis isolate Cuckoo-Finch-1a 21T00152 chromosome 21, ASM3175350v1, whole genome shotgun sequence genome contains:
- the SURF2 gene encoding surfeit locus protein 2; the protein is MAAPGPGGGAAVPEVPEAERLFLRQHPLLSPAGPGKVRCRLTGHELPCRLSELQAYTSGKKYQRLIKAAREFDYATFEPHIVPSTKNLHQLFCKLTLRHINKLPEHVLRHVQGKRYQKALKTYEQCQREGVEYVPACLRQKKQRAQHPDDQTNGSRQPHRKEEFWEPKSSEEDGEETDDSMSDLYPPALFPEKNPSAPETTKGSDDFVTDSEEDGAKQNGEHGARRDGSRAAGKRGKKQTGPLKKKFKSHHRKPKNFKKAINGK